From a region of the Flavobacterium sediminilitoris genome:
- a CDS encoding YoaK family protein: MFRHQGKSRTLKHNLRIATILSFVAGIVNVTGFLAFKQLSTNVTGHFALFISDVSNFEFWKGTVYFLFIFSFLFGSFLSSFLIEKFKQNRKLNVFVLPTIIECLILLSIAILSNTGEIKYPDLVVCLLLFAMGLQNSFVTKISNAIVRTTHLTGLFTDLGIELSQLFFPESHPNSEKIKSTIKLRIYIICFFFLGGIIGGYLYSRLNLKLNTLIFGAIILLISLFYDDFRYKLIRTKRKYKQRKKTAHNNGYK; encoded by the coding sequence ATGTTTAGACATCAAGGCAAAAGCAGAACTTTAAAACACAATCTGCGAATTGCTACGATTTTGTCTTTTGTCGCTGGAATTGTGAATGTTACAGGTTTTTTAGCTTTTAAACAATTGTCAACCAATGTAACTGGTCATTTTGCTCTTTTTATTAGTGATGTTTCAAATTTCGAATTTTGGAAAGGAACAGTTTACTTTCTTTTTATTTTTTCCTTTCTCTTTGGTTCTTTTTTATCAAGTTTCCTAATCGAAAAATTCAAGCAAAATAGAAAACTTAATGTTTTTGTTTTACCAACAATAATTGAATGTCTGATTTTATTATCAATTGCTATCTTAAGCAATACTGGAGAAATAAAATACCCTGATTTAGTTGTTTGCCTGCTACTTTTTGCAATGGGACTTCAAAACTCTTTTGTGACAAAAATTTCAAATGCTATCGTAAGGACAACACATCTGACAGGACTATTCACAGATTTAGGAATTGAACTATCGCAACTTTTCTTTCCTGAATCTCATCCGAATAGTGAAAAAATTAAATCGACAATAAAACTGCGGATTTATATAATTTGCTTCTTCTTTCTTGGAGGAATAATAGGTGGTTATCTTTACTCAAGACTTAACTTAAAATTAAACACTCTGATTTTTGGAGCAATAATTTTATTAATTAGTTTATTTTACGATGATTTTAGATATAAATTAATCCGTACAAAAAGAAAATATAAACAGAGAAAAAAAACGGCACACAACAATGGCTATAAGTAA
- a CDS encoding tyrosine-type recombinase/integrase: MKWLRHSYVTHLLENGTNLRYIQEFLGHSSSQTTEIYTHVSINSIQKIKSPFDDL, from the coding sequence ATTAAATGGCTGCGTCACAGCTATGTAACACACCTACTAGAAAACGGAACCAACTTACGTTATATACAAGAATTTTTAGGGCATAGCAGTAGCCAGACTACCGAAATATATACTCACGTAAGTATCAATTCTATTCAAAAAATTAAAAGCCCGTTTGATGACTTATAA
- the lpdA gene encoding dihydrolipoyl dehydrogenase — translation MKYDIIVLGSGPGGYVTAIRASQLGFKVAVVEKENLGGICLNWGCIPTKALLKSAQVFDYLKHASDYGLKVDNVDKDFSAVVARSRSVADGMSKGVQFLMKKNKIDVIDGFGKVQPGKKVAVTTADGKVTEYTADNIIIATGARSRELPNLPQDGKKVIGYRQAMTLAEQPKKMIVVGSGAIGVEFAHFYNAMGTEVTIVEFMPNVVPVEDEDISKQFERSLKKAGIKIMTNSSVEKVDTTGEGVKATVKTAKGEEILEADIVLSAVGIKTNIENIGLEEVGIATDRDKILVNDFYQTNVPGYYAIGDVTPGQALAHVASAEGILCVEKIAGLHVEPLDYGNIPGCTYATPEIASVGLTEKAAKEKGYEIKVGKFPFSASGKAKAAGTPDGFVKVIFDSKYGEWLGCHMIGAGVTDMIAEAVVARKLETTGHEILKAVHPHPTMSEAVMEAVADAYGEVIHL, via the coding sequence ATGAAATACGATATCATAGTTTTAGGAAGTGGTCCTGGAGGATATGTAACAGCAATTAGAGCTTCACAATTAGGCTTTAAAGTAGCCGTTGTTGAAAAAGAAAATTTAGGTGGAATTTGTTTAAACTGGGGATGTATCCCAACAAAAGCCTTATTAAAATCGGCACAAGTTTTTGACTATCTTAAACACGCTTCAGACTACGGATTAAAAGTAGATAACGTAGATAAAGATTTTTCGGCAGTAGTAGCACGTTCAAGAAGCGTAGCTGACGGTATGAGCAAAGGAGTACAATTCCTAATGAAAAAAAACAAAATCGATGTAATTGATGGTTTTGGAAAAGTACAACCAGGTAAAAAAGTAGCCGTTACAACTGCTGATGGAAAAGTAACAGAATATACTGCTGATAATATTATCATTGCTACAGGTGCTCGCTCTCGTGAATTACCAAACTTACCACAAGATGGTAAAAAAGTAATCGGTTATCGCCAAGCAATGACACTAGCAGAACAACCTAAAAAAATGATTGTAGTAGGTTCTGGTGCCATTGGAGTGGAATTTGCGCATTTTTATAATGCAATGGGTACAGAAGTAACTATTGTAGAATTTATGCCAAATGTAGTTCCTGTTGAAGATGAAGATATTTCTAAACAATTTGAACGCTCTTTAAAGAAAGCAGGAATCAAAATAATGACAAACTCATCTGTAGAAAAAGTAGACACTACAGGAGAAGGTGTAAAAGCAACCGTTAAAACAGCAAAAGGAGAAGAAATCTTAGAAGCTGATATTGTACTTTCTGCGGTTGGAATCAAAACAAATATTGAAAACATAGGACTAGAAGAAGTAGGAATTGCTACAGACAGAGACAAAATCTTAGTAAATGATTTCTACCAAACAAACGTTCCTGGATATTATGCAATTGGAGATGTTACACCAGGACAAGCATTAGCACACGTTGCTTCTGCCGAAGGAATCCTATGTGTAGAAAAGATAGCTGGTTTACATGTTGAACCATTAGATTATGGAAATATTCCAGGCTGTACTTATGCTACTCCAGAAATTGCATCTGTTGGATTAACCGAAAAAGCAGCTAAAGAAAAAGGATATGAAATCAAAGTAGGTAAATTCCCTTTCTCAGCTTCAGGAAAAGCAAAAGCAGCTGGAACACCAGACGGATTTGTAAAAGTAATCTTTGATTCTAAATATGGCGAATGGTTAGGTTGTCACATGATAGGTGCTGGAGTTACTGATATGATTGCAGAAGCAGTTGTAGCACGTAAACTAGAAACTACAGGACACGAAATCTTAAAAGCTGTTCACCCTCACCCAACAATGAGTGAAGCAGTAATGGAAGCTGTTGCCGATGCTTATGGAGAAGTAATTCACTTATAG
- a CDS encoding BamA/TamA family outer membrane protein, translating to MLCTFHICSAQTNDTIKKSTQTEKDSLALYKKAHKISKKGKVNKWVYDLIFKASAINKESKKETKTSNNNIKHNIANGKIIRNIYIETLDPFGYSVEDSAKKPKKKIDKIGNSLHFKTREQTIKNLLLFKQNDICDSIFLTESERLIRSQRYARKVIISPIPIDEANDSIDIAVRVLDSWTLIPSGNISTNQWNAKLTERNVLGIGHQISANYKKKIDTNEKAISTNYNINNIRRTYISLNLNYENDFNGDSNRSVGLSRPFFSPLTKNAGGIYFENRLATEYFYIADTLNTSPVKSEYQEYWYGRAFKLNKEKTYKNKTKNLIAAFTYNNKQYTQGPPTFLDPYHYFSNSKNFIAHIGISSQRYYQDTFIYNYDIIEDVPYGYTYALTLGYQDRNDTHNFYIGAKISYGKKFNFGYLSGFSEWGSFLNNGNTNQLAYKIGFNYLSPLWHIGSWKVRQFIVPYFIIGNNRNPSEKDKLNLDGDYGLRKFTSRITGTKKWLLTLQTQTYIPKSWIGFRFSPYMNLSLGSLTDNSKSFLKSKTYSKVAIGVLINNDYLVFNSFQISFAYYPSIPFEGENLFKTNAIDNTEIQMPTFQLSKPEYIKYE from the coding sequence ATGCTCTGCACATTTCATATTTGTTCTGCGCAAACAAACGATACCATAAAAAAAAGCACACAAACAGAAAAAGATTCACTAGCACTATACAAAAAAGCACACAAAATTTCTAAAAAAGGAAAAGTAAACAAATGGGTTTACGACCTGATTTTTAAAGCTTCAGCAATCAATAAGGAATCAAAAAAAGAAACTAAAACCTCTAATAATAATATCAAACATAATATTGCCAATGGAAAAATCATTCGTAATATTTATATAGAAACATTAGACCCTTTTGGTTATTCTGTAGAGGATAGTGCTAAAAAACCTAAAAAGAAAATAGATAAAATTGGAAATAGTTTGCATTTTAAAACACGAGAACAGACTATTAAAAACCTATTGCTTTTTAAACAAAATGATATTTGCGATAGTATTTTTTTAACAGAATCAGAACGTTTAATTCGTAGCCAACGCTATGCTAGAAAAGTAATTATTTCACCAATTCCTATTGATGAAGCTAATGATTCCATTGACATTGCTGTTAGAGTTTTAGACTCATGGACGTTGATTCCATCGGGAAATATTTCTACAAATCAATGGAATGCAAAACTAACTGAAAGAAATGTTTTAGGAATAGGTCATCAAATTTCTGCTAATTACAAAAAGAAAATTGATACCAATGAGAAAGCCATAAGTACCAATTATAATATTAATAATATTAGAAGAACTTATATCTCATTAAATTTAAATTATGAAAACGATTTTAATGGAGATAGCAATCGTAGTGTTGGACTATCACGTCCCTTCTTTTCTCCTTTAACCAAAAACGCAGGTGGTATTTATTTTGAAAACAGATTAGCAACTGAATATTTTTATATTGCAGACACACTCAACACAAGCCCAGTAAAATCAGAATATCAAGAATATTGGTATGGAAGAGCTTTTAAACTAAATAAAGAAAAAACATATAAAAACAAGACAAAAAATTTAATTGCAGCATTCACTTACAATAATAAGCAATACACTCAAGGGCCTCCTACCTTTTTAGATCCCTATCACTATTTTAGCAATTCAAAAAACTTTATAGCACATATTGGTATTTCTTCACAAAGATATTATCAAGACACATTTATCTATAACTATGATATTATAGAAGATGTTCCTTATGGCTATACTTATGCACTTACATTAGGATATCAAGACAGAAACGATACTCATAATTTTTATATTGGTGCTAAAATTTCCTATGGTAAAAAATTTAATTTTGGATATTTAAGCGGCTTTTCAGAATGGGGAAGCTTTTTAAACAATGGTAACACAAATCAATTAGCTTATAAAATTGGATTCAATTATTTAAGTCCACTATGGCATATTGGTAGTTGGAAAGTACGTCAATTTATTGTACCCTATTTCATCATTGGGAATAACCGAAACCCTTCAGAAAAAGACAAACTAAATTTAGATGGAGACTATGGTTTACGAAAATTCACATCGCGTATTACAGGAACAAAAAAATGGCTCTTAACACTACAAACGCAAACTTATATTCCTAAAAGCTGGATAGGATTCCGTTTTAGTCCATACATGAACCTATCGCTAGGCTCATTAACCGATAATTCAAAGTCATTTCTAAAAAGTAAAACATACTCTAAAGTAGCAATAGGCGTACTTATAAACAATGACTATTTAGTCTTTAATAGCTTCCAAATCTCTTTTGCCTACTACCCTTCTATCCCATTTGAAGGTGAAAATTTATTCAAAACAAATGCAATAGACAACACAGAAATACAAATGCCTACTTTTCAACTATCAAAACCAGAATATATAAAGTATGAATAA